Proteins co-encoded in one Bacillus paramycoides genomic window:
- a CDS encoding WXG100 family type VII secretion target, whose protein sequence is MVQIKVTPEMLEEVANRASNTRIALESIHNNLCNEIDHLCFQWIGASNQQFVQMFNDARPKAFTAINSIIQVEEDLKRIAEKFRTTDASYDGNLEEGAMCGKLNSEKNDGSLRDKVWHGLKETYEDLSKVKNSDESLYDKFKHGIDVAYKDVNKIKDTIDDEIESAFEKSGLGVPYHLKKGMGDAIGDELLGLADAVIHPIDTFNNTIEAVSHPVETFNAIKQTISDSWNRDVTNGNSYSGAEWYGSAAGHTILAVGQLFVGTKGVDKIAMLNPGTKLAEISRTANQSLQDAASLFNRNRNEFALAGGNNIRSAFDTPDFRKAEDTILSAENIDRSTQYSPRVFDGDLKQHEDKGGHLMEKHVEISNEALAQRLKDDPDITGSSSFNNLEIAQKIADEVLTNPRNIRKIERWLDDPYSPPTLAFRYRGDEIIGRSIVRGSENILEVTNAKIILKKDGQGSYIRTGYPVR, encoded by the coding sequence ATGGTTCAAATCAAAGTAACACCTGAAATGCTAGAAGAAGTCGCAAATCGTGCAAGTAATACCAGAATCGCATTAGAATCTATACATAATAATTTATGTAATGAAATTGATCATTTGTGTTTTCAATGGATCGGTGCCTCTAATCAACAATTCGTTCAAATGTTCAATGATGCGAGACCAAAAGCTTTTACAGCTATCAATTCAATTATACAAGTGGAAGAGGATTTGAAACGAATTGCCGAAAAATTCCGTACCACAGATGCTTCATATGACGGAAATCTTGAAGAAGGAGCAATGTGTGGTAAGTTAAATAGTGAGAAAAATGATGGATCTTTACGTGACAAGGTTTGGCATGGTCTCAAGGAAACTTATGAGGATCTTAGTAAAGTAAAAAATTCCGATGAGTCTTTATATGATAAATTTAAACATGGTATCGATGTAGCTTATAAAGATGTGAATAAAATAAAAGACACTATAGATGATGAAATCGAATCTGCTTTTGAAAAATCTGGATTAGGTGTCCCCTATCACTTAAAAAAGGGAATGGGCGACGCTATAGGTGATGAATTATTAGGACTTGCAGATGCAGTTATCCATCCAATTGACACATTTAATAACACGATTGAGGCCGTTTCTCACCCAGTCGAGACGTTCAATGCGATAAAACAAACAATTTCTGATTCTTGGAATCGTGATGTTACCAATGGTAACTCGTATAGTGGTGCAGAATGGTATGGAAGCGCGGCTGGTCATACTATATTGGCTGTTGGACAACTATTCGTAGGAACAAAAGGCGTGGATAAAATTGCAATGTTGAACCCTGGCACAAAATTAGCTGAGATTTCACGAACTGCTAATCAAAGCTTGCAAGACGCTGCATCCTTATTCAATCGTAATCGCAATGAGTTTGCTTTAGCTGGTGGAAATAATATACGCTCTGCATTTGATACACCTGATTTTAGAAAAGCTGAAGATACTATTTTATCTGCTGAAAACATAGATAGATCAACTCAATATAGTCCACGTGTATTTGATGGTGATTTAAAGCAACACGAAGACAAAGGTGGACATTTAATGGAAAAGCATGTTGAAATATCTAATGAAGCATTGGCTCAACGCTTAAAAGACGATCCCGATATCACAGGGTCTTCATCTTTTAATAATTTAGAAATAGCCCAAAAAATTGCTGATGAAGTGTTAACCAATCCTCGAAATATACGTAAAATAGAAAGATGGTTAGATGATCCCTACAGCCCGCCAACTCTAGCGTTTAGGTATAGAGGTGATGAAATTATTGGTCGATCTATTGTAAGAGGATCTGAAAATATTTTAGAGGTAACTAATGCTAAAATTATCTTAAAAAAAGACGGACAAGGAAGTTATATTCGAACAGGATATCCCGTAAGATAG
- a CDS encoding N-acetylmuramoyl-L-alanine amidase C-terminal domain-containing protein, whose amino-acid sequence MGCFAGSGGHNEFVPGANSEYGIEHVEDRRFLDAVANYVQAAGWKYVNCSDEVGTTKTAVWSNAANNHLRVADSDVDLQFHLNATPGGTGCEVWLHPSYGNRELAAKISKAMADAFGLRDRGIKFSTDLGWINKTKTGLLPEICFIDNETDMQKYRANFDKAAKAVAEVIVGKTIQSSVNNEGVAISVNKFNKVVTYEFGTALVPEMLGMMDALGYESRIISGGDKQGLVRFETNYRQGNELDRATAWLDAKGLKYFYTKE is encoded by the coding sequence ATGGGTTGTTTTGCAGGATCAGGTGGTCATAATGAATTTGTTCCAGGTGCAAATAGTGAATATGGGATTGAGCATGTAGAAGATAGACGTTTCTTGGATGCTGTAGCGAATTATGTACAAGCAGCAGGATGGAAATATGTTAACTGTTCTGATGAGGTAGGGACGACTAAAACAGCAGTTTGGAGCAATGCAGCAAATAACCATTTACGTGTAGCAGATAGTGATGTAGATTTACAGTTTCATTTAAATGCCACTCCAGGCGGTACAGGTTGTGAAGTGTGGTTACATCCTTCATACGGAAATAGAGAATTGGCAGCAAAGATTTCAAAGGCAATGGCTGACGCATTTGGATTGAGAGACCGAGGCATTAAATTTTCTACTGACTTAGGTTGGATTAATAAAACTAAGACTGGATTACTTCCTGAAATTTGCTTTATCGATAATGAAACAGATATGCAAAAATATCGCGCTAACTTTGACAAGGCAGCTAAAGCGGTAGCTGAGGTTATTGTTGGCAAAACAATTCAATCAAGTGTAAATAATGAAGGGGTGGCGATTAGCGTGAATAAATTTAACAAAGTTGTTACGTATGAATTTGGGACAGCATTAGTACCTGAGATGTTAGGAATGATGGATGCTCTAGGTTATGAATCTCGTATCATTTCTGGCGGGGACAAGCAAGGTCTAGTAAGATTTGAGACAAATTACCGCCAAGGTAATGAACTAGATCGAGCAACAGCATGGTTAGACGCTAAAGGACTTAAATACTTCTATACAAAAGAATAG
- a CDS encoding phage holin family protein, which yields MERVHDIFRSLNIIDVFNSTTFKLGSLVGGGLGTFLSIIYGKSNLIWICILMMVVALDWITGSKASKIDGSYSSAYGVEGIARTVVLFLLPCLAHMFDIAFKLPDFFFFMVTGGLTYHIFNSFTANCVRVGWDRWIPTWLLESVASEIEAKIKRSDTRKRRK from the coding sequence TTGGAGCGAGTTCATGATATCTTCAGAAGTCTTAACATAATTGATGTTTTTAACTCTACAACATTCAAACTTGGTTCACTAGTTGGCGGGGGATTAGGAACATTTTTAAGTATCATATATGGAAAATCTAACTTAATCTGGATTTGCATTCTGATGATGGTAGTTGCATTAGATTGGATCACAGGAAGTAAAGCATCTAAAATAGACGGATCGTATTCATCAGCATATGGAGTAGAAGGCATCGCGCGTACCGTGGTGCTTTTTTTATTGCCGTGTTTAGCTCACATGTTTGACATTGCCTTTAAATTACCTGATTTCTTTTTCTTTATGGTAACTGGCGGTTTAACATATCACATTTTTAACAGTTTCACGGCTAACTGTGTTCGTGTCGGGTGGGATAGATGGATTCCAACATGGTTATTAGAAAGTGTAGCAAGTGAAATTGAAGCGAAAATAAAACGTTCTGATACAAGAAAACGGAGGAAATAA
- the asd gene encoding aspartate-semialdehyde dehydrogenase, whose protein sequence is MEKQKTFHVAVVGATGAVGEQMLNTLEKREFPIGKLTLLSSKRSAGKKLVFKGEEFTVQEATPESFEGVDIALFSAGGSVSKQLAPEAAKRGAIVVDNTSAFRMTENVPLVVPEVNENDLKEHNGIIANPNCSTIQMVVALEPVRQQYGLKRVIVSTYQAVSGAGAAAIEELHEQSQAILNGEEVKANVLPVSGDKKHFPIAFNAIPQIDKFQDNGFTFEEMKMINETKKIMHMPELEVAATCVRLPVVSGHSESVYIEVEKESVTVEELKNLLANAEGIVLQDNPEEQLYPMPATAVGKNEVFVGRIRKDLNNDKGFHLWVVSDNLLKGAAWNSVQIAERLVKLQLV, encoded by the coding sequence ATGGAAAAGCAAAAAACTTTTCATGTCGCTGTAGTTGGAGCAACCGGCGCAGTTGGTGAACAAATGTTAAATACTTTAGAGAAACGAGAATTTCCAATCGGGAAATTAACGTTACTTTCATCTAAACGATCTGCAGGTAAGAAACTTGTATTTAAAGGCGAAGAATTTACAGTTCAAGAGGCAACTCCTGAAAGTTTTGAAGGAGTAGATATCGCACTATTTAGTGCTGGTGGATCTGTATCAAAACAATTAGCGCCAGAAGCAGCAAAGCGCGGTGCGATTGTTGTTGATAATACAAGTGCATTCCGTATGACAGAAAACGTGCCACTTGTTGTACCTGAAGTAAATGAAAATGACTTAAAAGAACATAATGGTATTATTGCAAATCCAAACTGTTCTACAATTCAAATGGTAGTAGCTCTTGAGCCAGTTCGTCAGCAATATGGTTTAAAACGAGTAATCGTTTCCACATATCAAGCTGTATCAGGTGCTGGTGCGGCAGCGATTGAAGAACTTCATGAACAATCACAAGCAATCTTAAATGGTGAAGAAGTGAAGGCAAATGTTTTACCTGTATCAGGTGATAAGAAACATTTCCCAATCGCTTTCAACGCGATTCCACAGATTGATAAGTTCCAAGATAATGGATTTACATTTGAAGAAATGAAAATGATTAATGAAACGAAAAAAATTATGCATATGCCTGAATTAGAAGTAGCGGCAACATGTGTACGTTTACCAGTTGTATCAGGTCACTCTGAGTCTGTTTACATCGAAGTAGAAAAAGAAAGCGTAACAGTAGAAGAATTAAAGAACTTACTTGCAAATGCGGAAGGTATCGTTCTGCAAGATAACCCAGAAGAGCAATTATATCCAATGCCAGCTACTGCAGTAGGTAAAAACGAAGTATTCGTTGGAAGAATCCGTAAAGATTTAAATAACGATAAAGGATTCCATCTTTGGGTCGTATCTGATAACTTATTAAAAGGCGCTGCATGGAATTCTGTTCAAATTGCAGAGCGCTTAGTAAAATTACAATTAGTGTAA
- a CDS encoding contact-dependent growth inhibition system immunity protein: MNDKDYMYEEVSDFLDGTFHQDMGTVEKALNEFIEEAHKVCIENTVKYITEFLKSDLSTQEKEAFIEYYTEIYFPSLKLNPIEWLEQTVETLKQALKNH, encoded by the coding sequence ATGAATGATAAAGATTATATGTATGAAGAAGTAAGTGATTTTTTAGACGGAACATTTCATCAAGATATGGGAACAGTAGAAAAAGCCTTAAATGAATTTATAGAAGAAGCTCACAAAGTGTGTATAGAAAATACTGTAAAGTACATAACTGAATTTTTAAAAAGTGATTTATCCACGCAAGAAAAAGAAGCGTTCATTGAATATTATACTGAAATTTATTTTCCTTCTTTAAAACTTAATCCTATAGAATGGCTTGAACAAACAGTTGAAACGTTAAAACAAGCATTAAAAAATCATTAG
- the dapG gene encoding aspartate kinase encodes MKIIVQKFGGTSVRDENGRKHALHHIKKSLDAGYKVVTVVSAMGRKGEPYATDTLLSLVNQEESHISNREQDLLLSCGELISAIVFSNMLNENGIKAAALNGAQAGFVTNDDFTNAKIIEMNCDRIHEELENVDVIVVTGFQGQTKKGDTTTLGRGGSDTSASALGVALHAEFIDIFTDVEGVMTADPRIVKDARHLQTVTYNEICNMAYQGAKVVHPRAVEIAMHAKVPLRVRSTYSDSEGTLIAAYDGATKGQDVEERPVTGIAHVSNVTQIKVLAKETAYDLQQHVFKEMANEGISVDLINISPTGVAYTVNDNVSARAVEVLKQLGYEPIVTEHCAKVSIVGAGMAGIPGVTAKIVTALAEKGIQILQSADSHTTIWVLVKETDLVEAVNALHSAFELSKEKQLEQ; translated from the coding sequence ATGAAAATTATTGTTCAAAAATTTGGTGGCACATCTGTACGTGATGAAAATGGACGTAAGCATGCGCTTCATCATATAAAAAAATCGCTAGATGCGGGTTATAAAGTAGTTACTGTCGTATCTGCTATGGGTCGTAAAGGTGAACCGTATGCAACGGATACTTTGTTGAGCCTTGTAAATCAAGAGGAATCTCACATTTCTAATCGTGAGCAAGATTTGTTATTATCATGCGGAGAATTAATCTCAGCAATCGTTTTCTCTAACATGTTAAATGAGAACGGTATAAAAGCAGCGGCATTAAATGGTGCACAAGCTGGTTTTGTAACAAATGATGATTTTACAAATGCTAAGATTATTGAAATGAATTGCGATCGTATACATGAAGAGTTAGAAAATGTAGATGTAATCGTCGTTACGGGATTCCAAGGGCAAACGAAAAAAGGTGATACGACAACACTTGGACGCGGGGGTAGCGATACTTCAGCTTCAGCGTTAGGTGTTGCGCTTCATGCTGAATTTATTGATATCTTCACAGATGTAGAAGGTGTTATGACTGCGGATCCTCGCATTGTAAAAGATGCACGTCATCTTCAAACTGTAACGTACAACGAAATTTGTAACATGGCATATCAAGGTGCAAAAGTCGTTCATCCACGTGCAGTTGAAATTGCGATGCATGCAAAAGTGCCTCTTCGTGTACGTTCTACGTATTCTGATAGTGAAGGTACACTTATTGCGGCATACGATGGTGCTACAAAAGGGCAGGATGTAGAAGAACGTCCTGTGACAGGTATCGCACATGTATCAAATGTAACGCAAATTAAAGTGCTTGCAAAAGAAACGGCATATGATTTGCAACAGCATGTATTTAAAGAAATGGCAAACGAAGGTATTAGTGTTGATTTAATTAACATTTCTCCTACTGGTGTAGCTTACACAGTAAATGATAATGTATCAGCTCGTGCTGTCGAAGTGTTAAAACAACTTGGATATGAGCCAATTGTGACAGAGCATTGTGCGAAAGTATCTATCGTTGGAGCAGGAATGGCAGGTATCCCAGGGGTTACTGCGAAAATCGTTACAGCTTTAGCTGAAAAAGGTATTCAAATTCTGCAATCGGCAGATAGCCATACGACAATTTGGGTTCTTGTAAAAGAAACGGATTTAGTGGAGGCTGTAAATGCATTACATAGTGCGTTTGAGCTTTCAAAAGAAAAGCAACTGGAACAATAA
- the dapA gene encoding 4-hydroxy-tetrahydrodipicolinate synthase: MIDFGTIATAMVTPFDKNGNIDFAKTTKLVNYLIDNGTTAIVVGGTTGESPTLTSEEKVALYRHVVSVVDKRVPVIAGTGSNNTHASIDLTKKATEAGVDAVMLVAPYYNKPSQEGMYQHFKAIAESTPLPVMLYNVPGRSIVQISVDTVVRLSEIENIVAIKDAGGDVLTMTEIIEKTADDFAVYSGDDGLTLPAMVVGAKGIVSVASHVIGNEMQEMIAAFQAGEFKKAQKLHQLLVRVTDSLFMAPSPTPVKTALQMVGLDVGSVRLPLLPLTEEERVTLQSVIQSIPR, from the coding sequence ATGATAGATTTTGGGACAATTGCAACCGCGATGGTAACTCCGTTTGATAAAAACGGAAATATCGATTTTGCAAAGACAACGAAATTGGTAAATTATTTAATAGATAACGGTACAACAGCAATCGTGGTAGGAGGAACGACAGGAGAATCTCCTACATTAACTTCAGAAGAAAAAGTAGCGTTATATCGCCATGTCGTATCTGTTGTCGATAAAAGGGTGCCCGTAATCGCTGGAACAGGTAGCAATAATACGCATGCTTCTATTGACTTAACTAAAAAGGCGACAGAAGCTGGTGTTGATGCAGTAATGCTAGTAGCACCGTATTATAACAAACCGAGTCAAGAAGGAATGTATCAGCACTTTAAAGCAATTGCTGAAAGCACGCCACTTCCGGTTATGCTATATAACGTTCCAGGACGATCTATTGTACAAATCTCCGTTGATACAGTTGTTCGTTTATCAGAAATAGAAAACATTGTTGCGATTAAAGATGCAGGCGGCGATGTGTTAACAATGACAGAAATCATTGAAAAAACAGCGGACGACTTTGCAGTATACAGCGGTGATGACGGTTTAACGTTACCAGCTATGGTAGTTGGAGCGAAAGGTATCGTTTCTGTAGCATCTCATGTTATCGGAAATGAAATGCAAGAAATGATTGCAGCATTCCAAGCAGGTGAATTTAAGAAGGCGCAAAAATTACATCAATTACTTGTAAGAGTAACGGATTCATTATTTATGGCGCCAAGCCCAACACCAGTAAAGACAGCATTACAAATGGTTGGATTAGATGTAGGTTCTGTACGTTTACCACTTCTTCCATTAACAGAAGAAGAAAGAGTAACGTTACAATCTGTTATACAATCTATCCCTCGTTAA